CGGCATGGGTCGAGGTGTGCCGGGCCAGTCCCTCCAAGACCCGGGCCACCTCCACCAGCTCCGCCACCGCGGGGTCATGCTTCATCGCGTCCCGGAGACGGGGCTCCTGCTCAATGGCCGCCTTGATCGTGATCTTGAGCTGTTCCGGGATCAGTTTGGCTATCCGGTCCACGTCGCCGTAGGGCATGGCCAGGGCCCGGCCCACGTCGCGGATTACCGCCCGGGCCTTCATGGTTCCATAGGTGATGATCTGGGCTACATTGGCGGCGCCGCCGTATTTTTCCTGCACATACTGGAGCACCTCGCCCCGCCGGTCCTGGCAGAAGTCAACGTCAAAATCCGGCATGCTTTTTCGTTCGATATTGAGAAAACGTTCAAAGATCAGCCCATAGGGAATGGGATCGATATCTGTAATTTTAAGGCAATAGGCCGCCAGGCTGCCAGCCCCCGAGCCCCGGCCCGGTCCCACCGGGATGCCCCGGCCCTTTGCCCAGTTGATGAAGTCGGCCACGATCAGGAAGTAGCCGGGAAAACCCATGGTCCTGATCACCTCGATCTCGTGGTTCAACCGCTGCTGGTAAATCTTCTCCGACTCCGGGGGCAGCCCGCCATGTTCCCGGATAAAGGCCAGCCGTTCCTTGAGACCTTGCCGGGCCTGTTTTTCGAACAGGCTGTCCAGGCTCTCTCCCTCGGGCACCGGAAAGATCGGGAAATGGTGTTCGCCGAACTCAAGCTCCAGGTTGCAGCGTTCGGCCACTTCCAGGGTGGTGTTTATTGCCTCCGGACAGAAGGCAAAGCCTTTGCCCATCTCCTCCGGTGACTTGAAATAGAGTTCGTCGGTGGAGAACTTGAACCGGTTGTCGTCATGGATGGTCTTGCCGGTCTGGACACAGAGGAGTACCTCGTGGGCATGGGACTCCCGGCGGTTGAGATAATGGCAGTCATTGGTGGCCACCAGCTTGACGTTCATTTCCGCGGCCAGTTGAACCAGGCCGGTGTTGACCGCGGTCTGTTCCGGGATCCCGCTTTCCTGTAGTTCGAAGTAGAGCCGGTCGCCGAAGAGATCCTGGTAGAAGCGGGCCGCTTGACGGGCGGATTTGAGGTCGCCCCTGGCGATCAGGTAGGGGATCTCGCCGTGCAGACAGGCGGTGAGGGCGATCAGCCCCCCATGGTATCGGCCGAGCAGTTCCTTGTCGATCCGGGGTTTGTAATGGAAACCTTCCAACTGGGCAATGCTGGTCAGCTTGAGCAGGTTCTGATACCCGGTCCGGTCCATGGCCAGAAGCACGAGGTGGAAGGCCGCCTCGCCGGACCGTTTGGCGCTCCGGTCGAAACGGTCGGTGGGCGCGATATAGAACTCGCAGCCGATGATCGGCTTGATCCCCGCCTTTCTGGCCTTGACATAGAACTCCAGGGCGCCGTGCATGGCGCCATGGTCGGTGATTGCCACTGTGTCCATCCCGAACTCCTTGCACTTGTCAAGCAGGTCGTCGAGCCGGATGGCGCCGTCCAGCAGGCTGTACTGGGTGTGGACGTGGAGGTGGACGAAGTCGGCGGTGCGGGCCTCGGGCATGGTGGTTGTTCCCTGGGTGGAAGTCGGTTGCGGACGTGATTGCTAACGGTAAGCAGATGATAAGCGGTCTGTCCGCACCCCGGAAAATCAGGGGGGGGACGATGGCCGGGTGCGTTGACAACGGATCTATTCTACACACTGGGCAAGACTTTTCAATTGCAAAATCGGGGATTGACAAGCCGGACTGAGCAGTAACTATTTTTTGATAAAACTTTTTGATATTTAGATGGTTATCTGTTACAAAACACAAAGCTATATTTTCAATAACTTTCCAGAACTACTGTCCGGGCCCTGGACCTGCCGCTCTGGTTTTGGCGGATAAACAGTTTGTTCTTTACCTGCCCGGAAAGATCATTAAATAAATCAGGTGTCGCTATATAACGAACCAGGTATCGTCATAACAAATTTCAGAGATCTCCACGGGGCGGAATCATGAGAAGAAAAGTGCAACTGTTGTTTGACGGGTTGGGTTTCTTTCGGAAAATGGCCCTGGGCCTGTCAGTGCTGTTTCTTTTGGTCGGCTGCGCATCGACCCAGTCCTCGAAAAATTCAACATCCATTATCGCCGGCCCGGAGACGACCTTTGAGAGGACGACGCTCTCGAAGAGTGAAGCCGAGTATCCCTTTAATATCTTTCCGAGATACCGCCTTGCCGCCAGTGATGTGCTTGACGTTCTCTTCCAGATTCGTACCTGGACCAAGCAGGATGAGTTCCTGCTGCAGGTGGATCATGTCATAAACGTCAAGTCGCCCAGCACCCCGGAACTGGATGAACAGCAGCAGGTGCGGCCGGACGGGACGATCACCCTGCCCTATATCGGCGAAAAGTACGTGGTCGGCAAGACGGTCGGCGAACTGACCAAGGAACTCCGGCAGGATTTCAGCACCATTCTCCAGGAGCCGGACATCTACGTCGTGGTTCCTAACTTCCGGGAGAGTATCAAGGAGTTGAAGGCCGACCTCCATACCGCGCCCCGGGGGCTCAGCCGCCTGGTAACCATCCGTCCGGACGGCTACGTCACCTTTCCCATGGTCGGCGAGATGTATGTGGTGGGCAGGACCATCACCGAGGTCAACCGGGACCTGAACATCAAGTATGAAAAGATACTCGAGGGGCTCCACTGCGACCTGTTCCTTGAAAAGCACTCCGGGGCAACGGTCTATGTTGCCGGTGAAGTCGTTAATCCCGGGGCCTATAAGATCAATAAACCGATTACAGTGATCGAGGCCATCACCATGGCCGGCGGCAACCTGAACAGCGCACAGTTGAAGAGCGTGGTGGTTGCCAGGAGGACGCCCACCAAGATCATTGCCACCAAGGTCAACATAAAAGACACCCTTGCCCTGAAGCCCGGCAGCAGGTTTGTCTTTCTCCAGCCCGATGACATCGTCTATGTGCCCAAGACCGCGATTCATTCGGCCGCGGAAGTTGCCAATGCCTTTGCCAGCATGTTTTTGTTCCGTGGCTGGAACCTTGGGGTCGGTTACGAGTTGAGATCCGAGCAGAGGACAACCATCAAATAAGGTGTAAGACGCCATGGTGCTGACAGAAGACTACAAGAGAGAGCTGGTTCTGATTTTCTTTTCCCAGGTCAGAGTTATCCTTGGTATTACCGCCCTGATTTTTATCGGTGCGGTGCTGGTCGCCTTTTTGTGGCCCCCGACCTATTCGGCCACCGGGATTATTCTGATCAAGGGTAAAAAGGTGGAGCGGGGCATTGATGACCTGCAGCAGAACACCTTGCATCAGTCGAGTTACCCGGTCGGCAAGGAGGATCTTGCCTCAGAGGCGCAGTTCCTCTCCTCTCCGGTGGTTATTGAGCGGACGATCAGGTCCCTCCATGACCGGGGAATCCTGTTCCAGGATGTATCCATGGCCCCCGGCGTGGTAGGCGATATCGTTGACCGTGCCGCGCAGAGCCTGAAGGTGAAACTGGTTCCGGCCTCGGACGTGCTGGCCGTCACCTACTATGCCAAGGACCCGCGGACCCCGGTGGCGTTTCTGGACGCCCTGATGGAACAGTACATTCTCTATCGGCAGCAGATCTACAAGCCCAGCGAGACCGAGGTCTTCTTTGCCGGCCAGGTTGATAAATATAAGAAGGAGTTGAGGGACAGGGAAAACGAACTGATGCTCCTGGTCGAGCAGAACAACGCTGCTGATCCAGAGAAGGAAATCGACAAGAATCTTCTTATCCAGCAGGACCTTGAAAAGGAACTCAATGTTTTAAAGAGCCAGGCCATTGCCAAGGAAGTTGAGATCAATGAACTTACCGGGGCCCTGGGCGGCCGGAATTATCAGTTTTTTTCATTCATTAACCTCAAGTCGCTCAACGAACTGAGCCTCAAGTTGATTGAACTGACAGTGGAGAGAGGAAAGCTGGTCAGGAGTTATCTTCCCTTAAGTCCCAAGGTGAAGGCGATTGACAAGCAGATTGCCGGACTCTACGGCTCCTTGAAAGGCGAGGTTGAGTCCTACCTGTCCAGCCAGGCGAGCCATTTAAAGGCCTTGAACGAGCAGGTCGTCAGCCTTGAGAACCGGGTCGGCGAAATTCAGTCCAGAAATGTTGATATGAAACGGTACCTGCTCGGGATGAACAGGATCAACCGGGACATCGAGTTTCTCCAGTTCTCCTATGACAACTTCTACCGGCGGATGGAGGAGGCCAAGATCAACAACAGTATCGTTGACACCAGCCTGTCGTCGTTTGCCAGCATCATTTCCCGGCCGAGCTTCTCCGACACCCCGGTTTTTCCCAGAAAGGGTCTGGTTATTCCGTTCGGTCTGCTGGCCGGTTTTATAACCGGGTGTTGTTTCGGCTTCCTGCGTGATTATTTTGATCATACCTTTAAGAAGCCCAACGATATAGTCAGGATTGTCGAGGTGCCGGCCCTGTTCTCCATTCCGGACTGGAGCAACGGGTGAGAAGGCGGCTCCAGGATGAGGTGATCCTTGGGCGAGGCGGACGGAGAGGGTTGAGTATGGATTTCGGCGCTTCTTCCCCTTGATTTTTTGTTGTTCGCGTGACAGGAGCTGATATTACGACCATTTTTTTTATGATGTTCCGGGGGCAGGAAAACTGAAGGGCCAGACCCTGGAACCGTCCGGCCGGTAAGGTTGGCGGCGCGAAATTTAAAGGACAGGGAAGGCAGCTTAAATGTTTAGTGGTAAAGAAGGCGACTTCTCGATTGTCGGCGGTTATCAAACCGTCCATTTCGCCTTAAATCGCGTCCTTAATATTTTTCTGGCCCTGGTCCTGATCATCTTTCACCTCCCCTTTCTGCTGATTATTATCCTGATCATGCAGGTCCGGGAGGGGCGGCCGTTTTTTTACAAGGGGGTTCGCCTGGGGTTGGGCAAGAAGCCCTTTATCATGTATAAGTTCCGCACCCTGGTTCCCCAGGCTGAATCGATTATCGGTCCGGAAATTCTGTCCGCAAAGCATAACCTGGCAACCCCTTTTGGCAAATTTCTGCGGGATACCCGGCTGGATGAGCTGCCACAGCTTTTCAATATCTTAAAGGGAGACATGGATTTTGTCGGCCCCCGTCCGGAGCGGCCGATAATTTATGAAAAGATCTGCAAGCACATTAAGGGGTATGATCTCCGTTTTCAGGTCAAGCCCGGGTTGATCGGTTACTCGCAGCTCTTCACGCCCCACAGTGCGCCCAAGGCGATCAGGACCCTGATCGATAACCGGTTCCTGCGCAAGAAGCAGAAGTTTTCCGGTGAATTGACAATCGTCTTTGTTACCATCCTGGTGGTCTTGAAAACCATCGCGGTCCAGATATTCAAGATAGGCAAGGGGCTGCTGCGGAGGCTGGCCGGGGCCCCGGTTGAGCGCAGAGCCCAGGAGCGGATCGAGATCCAGCAGGCGACCGCTACCCTGGAGTATCTCGATTCCGCTGGCAAGGAACAGAGGGTGACCGGCAAGCTCGTTGATATCAATGAGGACTATTTTCTCCTTTTATGTGACGAAGAGATCCCGGAGGTTGAGTTTTCGGTTACGCTACAGACGATATTCAAGGCCGGGAGCTGGTGGAAAAGGGGGGGCAAGGCCAAGAGGGCCAAGTGTACCGGCACGATTTATTTCAAGCTCGACGGGGGATCCCGGGGATATGACCACTCCTATGTCATCCGCTACGAACCGGTTTCCCCTTTTAATTTTTATATGGTGCACCAGTATTTTCTCCTGGAGAGCGTGGCCAGTTGAGCCCTGTTGAGCGGGGCCGGCCACCGGACGGGAGCGCTGGTGAACGCTTACGGGCATGAGATTACCGTAAATCCGTACCCCTGGTGAACGGTTACGGTTGGGGCATGTTTTTTCAGTTGGAACGTTTTTAAAACAATAGGGCTCGGAACAGGGAGCCGGAGAGGCGTGGATCATATTGGAGGCCCGGCATGTCAATTACAAGGCGTAAGATCGGTGGAGTTATCAGTGTGCTTGTCATGACCCTGGTCATGGTGTTTCCCAGTGAGGCAGCGGTGAGGGAGAAATGCCAGGGATTCATTGTTCTGGTCGATGCCTCGGGGACGATGATGCAGAAGGAGAGGGGCCGGACGGGCCTCAAGGTCGCCAAGAAGGTCCTTACCATGATGAATGAAAGGATTCCGCCGGGTTCGTACCTCTCGGCCCTGCGGGTCTTTGGCCATGATCTCAGCTATGAGGTGCCGTATCAGTCCGAGGTCTATGCCCCGGTGGCAACCTACAGCGAGTCGAGCCTCCAGGCGGCGATTGACAGGATCAACAACAAGCTCAGGTGGAGCTGGTCTCCCATTGGATACGGGCTGGAGATGTCTGGTCACGAACTGATGCAGATGTCCGGCCGGGTCCATATCATCGTGGTCAGTGACGGCGACGAGAATTCCCAATATATCCTGCCCCGGGATGCGGTCAAGGAGTTAAAGAACAAGTATCCTGATCAACTCTGCATCTACGCCATTCAGATCGGCGCCACGCCGCGCGGCAAAATAGTTCTGGACAATATAGTCGATGCCGCCGGCTGCGGCCGGCGGGTGCTGGCCGACGACCTGCTCAACGACGAGGCGGCCCTGGACCGGTTCGTGGATGATGTTTTTGTCGAGCATTATGATCTGGACAGTGATGGCGACGGGGTTGTCGATCGTCTTGACAAATGTCCGGGAACGCCGAAGGGCGTTGCCGTGGACAAGGACGGCTGTCCCCTTGATACCGACGGCGACGGGGTGTACGACTACCTGGATGATTGCCCCGGCACCCCCTGGGGGGCGCCGGTCAACCGCAAGGGCTGCTGGATTATTCCCAAGATATTTTTTGACTACGACCAGGCGGATCTCCGGCCGAAGTCGATCCGGGACCTGGACGGGATCGCCAGGATCATGTTGATCAATCCGGACCTGGTCCTTGAGGTTGACGGACATGCAAGTACCGAGGGTACTGTTCCTCACAACGACAAGCTGTCGTTGCGACGGGCCAGGGCCGTAAGGGAATACCTGACCGGCAAGGGGGTCGCGGCCGACGCCTTGCCGGTCAAGGCCTTTGGCGAGCATAAGCCCGCGGTGGCGGACAGCACCAGCGAGGCTGCCAGGGAAAAGAACCGGCGGGTGCTGTTCCGCCGCAAGTGATCAGCGGCGCCACATTGGCTCCGCGCTTATCTCCTTGCGTGATCGCTTCCGTGCCCATCGCGGGCCGGCTCGTTTAACCAGCGGGCGCTCGCGCTTGCCCAGGGGGCGGCGGCCGGCAATGATATTCCGGCGGCTCCTTCCCCTGCCGGGCCTTGAGGATCCGGGCCGGAATATGTTCAGGGTGAAGGGGATTGTCGGTCGAATCGCGACCAACGGCAAAGGTGCTGTTTTGGATTACAGGGCATGATCGCATGGGTATGGGTGAAGTGAATAGAACAACGGCCATCGGGCCGCTTGAGGGGCTCTTTGCCCTGCTTGTCGTCGCTCTGACGGTCGGGCTGCTGGCCACGCCCTATTATTACCTGTCCATTCTCCCCGGCCTGCTGTTGCTGGCCATGTTCGTCTTTGCCGGCCGACCGTCATGGGGATATCTGCTGATCCTCTTCCTGATCCCCTTTAATGCCTATACCAGCCTGCTGGAAGGGCGGAGCTTTTTTACCATCACCAAGTTCATCAACGCCTATCTGCTGATTGTCCTTTTTTTCTACTTTATCCTGCGCCGGATCTCCCTGAAGACCATGAAATCGCCGATCTGGACCTATCTGGTCGGCTTTTTCCTGGTCAGTTGCGTCTCTGTTTACTGGTCCGAGTTTCGGGGAGCCGCCCTGCCGGAACTCAGGCAGGTGATCTACATCGGCTTTTTTTTCGCCTTTACCCTGGCCTTTGTCACCCCGGCGGTCTTTTGCCGGGCCCTGCCCAGGATTCTGATCATCAGTATCACCATCAGTTCCATCCTCGGGCTTATCGGCTTTTTCTTTGACCTGCCTTTTTTTATCTATTACCGGCCCGGCTATTATACCCGGGCCACCGGGGCCACCTTTGGCCCCAATCAGTTTTCCCTGATGATCGTCTTCTGCCTGGCGATCCTGGCCCATTTCTTTTTTTCCGCCCGGGCGATATCGGGCCGGGTGTTGTACGGGGCCTTGTTCCTGCTGAATCTGGTCGGTCTGGTGGCCACCTATTCACGGTCCGGCGCATTGCTGTTTCTGGTCCTGCTGCTGCTGCTGGTTATTGAACATAAAGGGAAACTGCGGCCCAGGTATGTAGGTTTTCTGCTGGCCGGTGTTCTGGCGGCGATCATCGGTGTCTCCACGCTGGTGCCGGCATCCTATTGGGAGCGGCAACGGACAGCGGTTGAGACAAAGACCGATTATGCGGTGGGCCAGCGGCTGGCCTACCTGAAGGTCGGCTGGGAGGCCTTTAAGAAAAACCCGGTCATCGGTTCCGGTCCAGGCACCTTCAGCGAGATCTACCAGTCGACCGGTTATGCCCGGAAATATCAGGATGACGCCGGATACCTCAAGCGGGTGGCCCACAACTCCTTTATAGAAATCCTGGTCGGCACCGGCACTGCGGGATTTTTGCTGTACCTGGCCATCCTGGTGATAACCTTCAGGAGTTTTTACCAGGCCCAGCGGAACTATCAAGAACAGCAGGACGAGGAGATGGCCGCCCTGATGCGGACCTATCTGATCGCATTCACTGTCCTGGTCTGTTCGTTCATGGTGCTCAGCGAGGTATGGTACTATAAGTATCTATGGGCTGTTATCGGTATCTCCCAGATAAGCCTCCATGCCTCCACCGGGTCATTGCCGCCCCAGGTTGAATAGGGCCTCTGCGCCTCCTGCATCCGCTGCATCGCTCCTGCCCGCCGCATCGCCCTTACCTACGTGTCTGTCCAGAAATGAGCAATTTCGTTCAAGATCAAGGATTGCGAGAAAAATAAGCGCAGGCATATATGTGATATTCCGAGCATTATTTTTTGAGCATGACGCCGAGATTGGGCGAAAGGGCCATTTCTGGACGGGCACTACCTACCCCTCCGGGGGCCGGTGTCGATCCGCAACCTCGTTGTAGAGCTTCTCCCACAATTTTGTCGCCTGTTCAAGGGAAAAGGAGTCCCGGACCAGTTCTCTGGCGCAGCGACCCATGCCTGCCGCACGATCAGGATCGTTGATGAGTTCGGTAATCGCATCGGCCACTGCCTGATGGTCGCCGGGCCGGACCAGGATTCCGGTCCGGCCGGTTCGTACCAGGGAGCCGGTCCCGCCGACATCCGTGGCCACCACCGGGAGCCGGGCCGCCATTGCCTCAAGGATGCTTCTCGGCAGTCCTTCCTGGTCGGAGGTGTTGACAAAGATGTCGGCCCCCTGGAGAATATCCGCAACATCCGTGCGTTGGCCAAGGAAAAACAGGGTATCGGCAAGCCCCAGTTCCCGGGCCTGATCCTCGAGTGCGGCCCGGTCCGGGCCGTTGCCGACGATGAGTGCGGTCGTTCCGGGATGCTGCTGTCCGACGATGTGCATGGCCCGCAGCAATATGTCAAGCCGTTTGACCCGGACCAGGCGGCTGACCGCGACTATCCTGGGCCGCTGTCCGGGCAGGGAAGCGGGCGACGGTTTCCGGTCCAGGGAAGGAAGCGTAACCCCGTTGGCAATGACAACGAGTTTATCCGGGCCAAGGTCCTGATATCTGCGGATCGACTCGGCCACTTCCCGGGAGACCGCCACGATCTTATCGCTTAAAGGGAGCAGTCCGCCGAGAACGAGCCGGTGTTTCAGGCCGCGGTCAATCCCGGTCCTGACCGTATGCTCGGTGCTGATCATCCCGATTCCGCCGGCCAGCCTGGCCGCCAGGAGCCCCCATAGATTTGCTGAAAACATGTGGGCGTGAACAAGGTCCACCTTTTCCCGGCGCAGAAACAAGGCCAGGCGAATGACGAACAGCAGGGATTCAAGGGCCTTCACCGGGGCAAGCACCGGACCGGGCAGAAAGCCGAGTGATTCGGACAGCCGGTCCTTTTTGATCAGAACGATCCGGCAGCCCTTGTTCCGCAGTTCCCTGGCAAAGGTGCCGGGAGCACGGTAGAGCAGCAGAATGTTGTTGAAACGATGGGGATCCAGGCCCTGGATCAGGTCGGCGACAACCCGTTCCGCCCCGCCCACCCGGAGATGCTCGATCAGGTGGAGCACGGTTATGCTCTCTGTTCCATTATTCATAATTTCGTTTTAGCACTGGTTCTGATATGGTTATGGCACAGGCATGGGCCAAATGAGGCCGGCGCCTTGGTGACGACTTTTCATATAAACTCCCCGGGAGGAACCCCGATGGATCTCCTGATCAACTGTACCTGGGTCTGTCTGGGCCTGATGGCCTATCATTATCTCGGCTACCCGGCCCTGCTGGCGGTCCTGGCCCGGCTGCGGCCCCGGCCGGTGCGGCAGCGGCCGGTTACTCCCAGGGTTTCGCTGATTATCGCCGCCTATAATGAAGAAAAGGTCATTGCCGAGAAGATTGACAACAGCCTGGCCCTGGACTATCCCGCCCTGGAGATAATCGTGGTCTCGGACGGCTCGTCGGACACCACCGCCGGGATAGTCCGCGGTTATGCCGATGCCGGGGTGGTCGGCC
Above is a window of Desulfobacterales bacterium DNA encoding:
- a CDS encoding polysaccharide biosynthesis/export family protein produces the protein MRRKVQLLFDGLGFFRKMALGLSVLFLLVGCASTQSSKNSTSIIAGPETTFERTTLSKSEAEYPFNIFPRYRLAASDVLDVLFQIRTWTKQDEFLLQVDHVINVKSPSTPELDEQQQVRPDGTITLPYIGEKYVVGKTVGELTKELRQDFSTILQEPDIYVVVPNFRESIKELKADLHTAPRGLSRLVTIRPDGYVTFPMVGEMYVVGRTITEVNRDLNIKYEKILEGLHCDLFLEKHSGATVYVAGEVVNPGAYKINKPITVIEAITMAGGNLNSAQLKSVVVARRTPTKIIATKVNIKDTLALKPGSRFVFLQPDDIVYVPKTAIHSAAEVANAFASMFLFRGWNLGVGYELRSEQRTTIK
- a CDS encoding GumC family protein codes for the protein MVLTEDYKRELVLIFFSQVRVILGITALIFIGAVLVAFLWPPTYSATGIILIKGKKVERGIDDLQQNTLHQSSYPVGKEDLASEAQFLSSPVVIERTIRSLHDRGILFQDVSMAPGVVGDIVDRAAQSLKVKLVPASDVLAVTYYAKDPRTPVAFLDALMEQYILYRQQIYKPSETEVFFAGQVDKYKKELRDRENELMLLVEQNNAADPEKEIDKNLLIQQDLEKELNVLKSQAIAKEVEINELTGALGGRNYQFFSFINLKSLNELSLKLIELTVERGKLVRSYLPLSPKVKAIDKQIAGLYGSLKGEVESYLSSQASHLKALNEQVVSLENRVGEIQSRNVDMKRYLLGMNRINRDIEFLQFSYDNFYRRMEEAKINNSIVDTSLSSFASIISRPSFSDTPVFPRKGLVIPFGLLAGFITGCCFGFLRDYFDHTFKKPNDIVRIVEVPALFSIPDWSNG
- a CDS encoding sugar transferase, yielding MFSGKEGDFSIVGGYQTVHFALNRVLNIFLALVLIIFHLPFLLIIILIMQVREGRPFFYKGVRLGLGKKPFIMYKFRTLVPQAESIIGPEILSAKHNLATPFGKFLRDTRLDELPQLFNILKGDMDFVGPRPERPIIYEKICKHIKGYDLRFQVKPGLIGYSQLFTPHSAPKAIRTLIDNRFLRKKQKFSGELTIVFVTILVVLKTIAVQIFKIGKGLLRRLAGAPVERRAQERIEIQQATATLEYLDSAGKEQRVTGKLVDINEDYFLLLCDEEIPEVEFSVTLQTIFKAGSWWKRGGKAKRAKCTGTIYFKLDGGSRGYDHSYVIRYEPVSPFNFYMVHQYFLLESVAS
- a CDS encoding OmpA family protein, whose translation is MSITRRKIGGVISVLVMTLVMVFPSEAAVREKCQGFIVLVDASGTMMQKERGRTGLKVAKKVLTMMNERIPPGSYLSALRVFGHDLSYEVPYQSEVYAPVATYSESSLQAAIDRINNKLRWSWSPIGYGLEMSGHELMQMSGRVHIIVVSDGDENSQYILPRDAVKELKNKYPDQLCIYAIQIGATPRGKIVLDNIVDAAGCGRRVLADDLLNDEAALDRFVDDVFVEHYDLDSDGDGVVDRLDKCPGTPKGVAVDKDGCPLDTDGDGVYDYLDDCPGTPWGAPVNRKGCWIIPKIFFDYDQADLRPKSIRDLDGIARIMLINPDLVLEVDGHASTEGTVPHNDKLSLRRARAVREYLTGKGVAADALPVKAFGEHKPAVADSTSEAAREKNRRVLFRRK
- a CDS encoding O-antigen ligase family protein; translation: MGMGEVNRTTAIGPLEGLFALLVVALTVGLLATPYYYLSILPGLLLLAMFVFAGRPSWGYLLILFLIPFNAYTSLLEGRSFFTITKFINAYLLIVLFFYFILRRISLKTMKSPIWTYLVGFFLVSCVSVYWSEFRGAALPELRQVIYIGFFFAFTLAFVTPAVFCRALPRILIISITISSILGLIGFFFDLPFFIYYRPGYYTRATGATFGPNQFSLMIVFCLAILAHFFFSARAISGRVLYGALFLLNLVGLVATYSRSGALLFLVLLLLLVIEHKGKLRPRYVGFLLAGVLAAIIGVSTLVPASYWERQRTAVETKTDYAVGQRLAYLKVGWEAFKKNPVIGSGPGTFSEIYQSTGYARKYQDDAGYLKRVAHNSFIEILVGTGTAGFLLYLAILVITFRSFYQAQRNYQEQQDEEMAALMRTYLIAFTVLVCSFMVLSEVWYYKYLWAVIGISQISLHASTGSLPPQVE
- a CDS encoding glycosyltransferase, giving the protein MNNGTESITVLHLIEHLRVGGAERVVADLIQGLDPHRFNNILLLYRAPGTFARELRNKGCRIVLIKKDRLSESLGFLPGPVLAPVKALESLLFVIRLALFLRREKVDLVHAHMFSANLWGLLAARLAGGIGMISTEHTVRTGIDRGLKHRLVLGGLLPLSDKIVAVSREVAESIRRYQDLGPDKLVVIANGVTLPSLDRKPSPASLPGQRPRIVAVSRLVRVKRLDILLRAMHIVGQQHPGTTALIVGNGPDRAALEDQARELGLADTLFFLGQRTDVADILQGADIFVNTSDQEGLPRSILEAMAARLPVVATDVGGTGSLVRTGRTGILVRPGDHQAVADAITELINDPDRAAGMGRCARELVRDSFSLEQATKLWEKLYNEVADRHRPPEG